The Rhodospirillales bacterium genome contains a region encoding:
- the folD gene encoding bifunctional methylenetetrahydrofolate dehydrogenase/methenyltetrahydrofolate cyclohydrolase FolD, with amino-acid sequence MNDKGSASIIDGKGFAADLRARIGAAVSQIKDSHNITPGLAVVLVGEDPASQVYVRNKGRATEGAGMASFTHQLSKDISEDELLGLIAKLNNDDAVDGILVQLPLPSHINSETVIEAIDPTKDVDGFHLINVGKLAAGMKNAFVPCTPQGCIMMLRDALGSLEGMHAVVLGRSNIVGKPMASLLLAENCTVTIAHSKTRNIAAEAARADILIAAVGRPQMIKGSWIKPGACVIDVGINRVEGDNGKKRLVGDVDFDEAVKVAGFITPVPGGVGPMTIACLLRNTVIAACLRAGIDAPEI; translated from the coding sequence GTGAACGATAAAGGCAGCGCAAGCATCATAGACGGCAAAGGTTTTGCAGCGGACTTAAGGGCCAGAATTGGTGCCGCCGTCAGCCAGATCAAAGACAGCCATAACATCACCCCCGGCCTTGCCGTTGTTCTGGTCGGCGAAGACCCCGCCTCTCAGGTCTATGTCCGTAACAAGGGCCGCGCCACCGAGGGTGCGGGCATGGCTTCTTTCACCCATCAGTTATCCAAAGATATCAGCGAAGATGAATTGCTGGGCTTGATTGCCAAACTGAACAACGACGATGCTGTTGATGGCATTCTTGTGCAGTTGCCCCTGCCCAGCCACATTAATTCCGAAACCGTGATTGAAGCCATTGATCCGACAAAAGACGTGGATGGCTTTCACCTGATTAATGTCGGAAAACTGGCGGCGGGCATGAAAAATGCTTTTGTGCCCTGCACCCCGCAGGGCTGCATCATGATGCTGCGCGACGCGCTGGGGTCTCTTGAAGGGATGCATGCCGTGGTGCTGGGACGGTCCAATATTGTTGGCAAACCCATGGCCAGTCTTTTGCTTGCCGAAAATTGCACCGTCACAATTGCCCATTCCAAAACCAGAAACATTGCGGCTGAGGCCGCGCGTGCAGACATTTTGATCGCCGCCGTTGGCAGGCCCCAGATGATCAAGGGAAGCTGGATAAAGCCTGGCGCTTGCGTCATTGACGTTGGCATCAACCGGGTTGAAGGGGACAATGGCAAAAAGCGACTGGTCGGCGATGTGGATTTTGATGAGGCCGTCAAGGTAGCGGGCTTCATCACGCCGGTTCCAGGCGGCGTTGGCCCCATGACCATTGCCTGCCTTCTGCGCAACACCGTGATTGCAGCATGCCTCCGCGCAGGCATTGATGCCCCTGAAATTTAA
- a CDS encoding NnrU family protein, translating to MSASFTPLISATLCFVLGHFILSARPIRDYLIETLRRNGFLGVYSIFAATSFIWMNLAYARAPFEDLWGDPTWIRWLGIIAMPLATVLLATGAMTANPAALGFGDLLEQGRKPTGVQKITRHPVQWAIAIWAGIHFLANGDMASAIFFGGFLTLSILGMVHMECRKRAENDALWTRFTDQSSFFPFGAIMAGRVKTSLKEIGPNRIAVGIILYLVLLFGHRIAIDVPLLPQFSGI from the coding sequence ATGAGCGCAAGCTTCACCCCCCTGATATCTGCCACCCTTTGTTTTGTCTTGGGGCATTTCATTTTATCCGCACGGCCCATCCGGGATTACCTGATAGAGACCCTGAGGCGAAATGGGTTTCTTGGGGTGTATTCAATTTTTGCCGCAACCAGCTTCATCTGGATGAACCTGGCTTATGCCCGCGCCCCCTTTGAAGACCTTTGGGGTGACCCGACCTGGATCCGGTGGCTGGGAATTATTGCCATGCCATTGGCCACTGTGTTGCTGGCGACCGGCGCCATGACGGCAAACCCGGCAGCCCTTGGATTTGGGGATCTTTTGGAACAGGGCCGCAAACCCACCGGTGTTCAGAAAATCACCCGCCACCCGGTTCAATGGGCCATTGCCATTTGGGCGGGCATTCATTTTCTCGCCAATGGCGATATGGCTTCGGCAATTTTCTTTGGCGGATTTCTAACGCTTAGCATTTTGGGCATGGTGCATATGGAATGCAGAAAACGGGCTGAAAATGACGCGTTGTGGACCCGGTTTACAGATCAGTCTTCGTTTTTTCCATTCGGGGCCATCATGGCCGGGCGCGTAAAAACCAGCCTGAAAGAAATAGGGCCGAACCGCATCGCTGTCGGGATTATACTTTACCTTGTGCTGTTGTTTGGCCACCGCATCGCCATCGATGTGCCGCTGTTGCCACAGTTTTCAGGAATTTAA
- a CDS encoding argininosuccinate synthase translates to MSDKINKVVLAYSGGLDTSVILRWLQETYDCEVVTFTADLGQGEEVEPARKKAEDMGIKEIYVEDLRETFVADYVFPMFRANALYEGIYLLGTSIARPLIAKRQIEIAELTGADAVSHGATGKGNDQIRFELGYYALKPDIQVIAPWREWDLTSRSKLIEYAENHQIPIARDKRGEAPYSTDANLLHISYEGKALEDPWVEPDDTMYTRSVAPEDAPDKATYVEIEFKAGDPIAIDGEPLSPAELLTRLNDLGGANGIGRIDLVENRFVGMKSRGVYETPGGTVLMAARRGMESLTLDRGAAHLKDELMPRYAELVYNGFWFSPEREMIQAAVDASQTHVSGLVRVKLYKGSAMVVGRKSDKSLYDEEHATFEHDTVYDQRDAAGFIKLNALRLRLLKERNG, encoded by the coding sequence GTGAGCGACAAAATCAACAAAGTGGTGCTGGCCTATTCCGGCGGGTTGGATACATCCGTGATCCTGCGCTGGTTACAGGAAACCTATGACTGCGAGGTGGTAACCTTCACGGCCGATCTAGGACAGGGCGAAGAAGTAGAGCCCGCGCGCAAAAAAGCCGAAGACATGGGGATCAAGGAAATCTATGTCGAAGACCTGCGCGAAACCTTTGTTGCGGACTATGTTTTTCCCATGTTCAGGGCCAATGCGCTTTACGAAGGCATTTATCTGTTGGGCACATCCATTGCCCGGCCATTGATTGCCAAACGCCAGATCGAAATTGCCGAGCTGACCGGAGCCGATGCGGTTTCCCATGGCGCCACGGGAAAGGGCAACGACCAAATCCGGTTTGAGCTGGGTTATTATGCGTTGAAGCCTGATATTCAGGTCATCGCACCCTGGCGGGAATGGGACCTGACGTCACGGTCTAAATTGATTGAATATGCCGAAAATCACCAGATCCCCATCGCCCGGGACAAGCGGGGCGAGGCCCCCTATTCGACCGATGCAAACTTGTTGCACATTTCCTATGAAGGCAAGGCATTGGAAGACCCCTGGGTTGAACCCGATGACACCATGTATACCCGTTCTGTGGCACCCGAAGATGCCCCCGATAAAGCAACCTATGTGGAAATTGAATTCAAAGCAGGCGACCCGATTGCCATTGATGGCGAACCGTTGAGCCCTGCTGAATTGCTGACGCGGTTGAATGATTTGGGCGGGGCCAACGGGATTGGCCGGATTGATCTGGTGGAAAACAGGTTTGTTGGCATGAAGTCCCGGGGCGTTTACGAAACCCCCGGCGGCACGGTGTTGATGGCAGCCAGACGCGGGATGGAAAGCCTTACCCTTGATCGGGGTGCGGCGCACCTGAAAGATGAACTGATGCCGCGGTATGCGGAACTGGTTTACAACGGCTTTTGGTTTTCACCCGAACGCGAAATGATTCAAGCCGCGGTCGATGCCAGCCAGACCCATGTTTCGGGTTTGGTTCGGGTTAAGTTGTACAAGGGTTCTGCCATGGTGGTGGGGCGCAAGTCTGACAAAAGCCTGTATGATGAAGAACACGCCACGTTTGAACATGACACGGTCTATGATCAACGGGATGCGGCGGGCTTCATCAAGCTGAATGCCCTGCGGCTTCGGTTGCTTAAAGAACGGAACGGTTAA
- the rlmN gene encoding 23S rRNA (adenine(2503)-C(2))-methyltransferase RlmN: MTDEAASGSNEGALTSLVGLDRDEFAALMAQCGEKPFRANQLWHWVYHRGTRNFEDMTTLAKSFRASLGERFSLERPKPTEDQISEDATRKWVFQFEDGQLAETVYIPAAERGSLCISSQVGCTLNCAFCHTGTQRLVRNLEAREIVGQLMAARDAINEWGLPSYERLITNIVMMGMGEPLYNFDNVAKALRIIMDHEGLSISKRRITLSTAGVVPMMARCGEELDVNLAVSLHAVTDELRDVLVPINRKYPLAELLAACRDYPGTHNARRITFEYVMLKGINDSPADARALVQLLKDIPAKTNLIPFNPWPGVAYECSTRGAINRFAEIVNDAGLSAPIRNPRGRDILAACGQLKTKSERLRKSQQQAKDSAPA, encoded by the coding sequence ATGACAGATGAAGCCGCATCAGGTTCAAATGAGGGCGCGCTCACATCCCTTGTGGGTCTTGATCGCGATGAATTTGCGGCCCTGATGGCCCAATGCGGGGAAAAGCCATTTCGCGCAAACCAGTTGTGGCATTGGGTGTATCACCGTGGCACGCGCAATTTTGAAGACATGACAACGCTGGCAAAATCATTTCGCGCCAGTCTTGGGGAACGGTTTTCCCTTGAGCGACCCAAACCGACGGAAGACCAAATATCCGAAGATGCGACCCGCAAATGGGTGTTTCAATTCGAAGACGGCCAATTGGCGGAAACGGTTTATATCCCGGCGGCGGAACGGGGTTCTCTTTGCATTTCCTCTCAGGTTGGCTGCACGCTCAACTGTGCTTTTTGTCATACCGGCACGCAGCGCCTGGTCCGCAATCTGGAAGCCAGAGAAATTGTTGGCCAATTAATGGCCGCCAGAGACGCCATCAACGAATGGGGATTGCCATCGTATGAACGGCTGATCACCAACATTGTCATGATGGGGATGGGAGAGCCGCTTTATAATTTCGACAATGTCGCAAAGGCGTTGCGCATCATCATGGACCACGAAGGCCTGTCCATTTCAAAGCGGCGCATCACCCTGTCGACTGCCGGTGTTGTGCCCATGATGGCGCGATGCGGCGAAGAACTCGACGTTAATCTGGCGGTGTCGCTGCATGCTGTTACTGATGAATTGCGGGATGTTCTGGTGCCCATCAATCGAAAATATCCATTGGCAGAACTGTTGGCGGCATGCCGCGATTATCCGGGCACCCATAATGCACGACGCATTACATTTGAATATGTGATGTTGAAGGGGATCAATGATTCCCCAGCCGATGCCCGGGCGCTGGTGCAGTTGCTGAAAGATATTCCAGCCAAGACCAACCTGATCCCCTTTAATCCATGGCCCGGCGTTGCGTATGAATGTTCGACCCGGGGTGCCATCAACCGATTTGCAGAAATTGTTAATGACGCAGGTTTATCGGCCCCCATTCGAAACCCCCGGGGGCGCGATATTCTGGCTGCCTGTGGCCAGCTTAAAACCAAAAGCGAACGGTTGCGCAAAAGCCAGCAGCAGGCAAAAGATTCGGCCCCAGCCTGA
- a CDS encoding RNA methyltransferase, which translates to MRGYFGIGVEGLSKPMNAGNLFRSAHGFGASFIFTIDALYNRENARGKVRNVDTSNTPGEVPLYEFETVGDLGLPAACRLVGIELVDGAEELPSFRHPRQAAYVLGPERGSLSPELLERCDFTVKIPTKFCINVATAGAVVMYDRLINLGRFAARPVMEGGDPVPLPHHVSGGPIIRTAR; encoded by the coding sequence ATGCGCGGTTATTTCGGCATTGGCGTAGAGGGCCTGTCCAAGCCCATGAACGCAGGAAACCTGTTTCGCTCGGCCCACGGGTTCGGGGCGAGCTTCATTTTCACCATTGATGCGCTTTACAATCGCGAAAATGCCAGAGGAAAAGTCCGCAACGTCGACACCTCAAATACCCCCGGAGAAGTGCCACTTTATGAATTTGAAACGGTGGGTGATCTTGGGTTGCCGGCGGCGTGCCGTCTGGTTGGCATTGAATTAGTTGATGGTGCAGAAGAATTGCCAAGTTTTCGCCATCCCCGCCAAGCGGCCTATGTGCTGGGCCCCGAACGCGGCAGCCTGTCGCCGGAATTGTTGGAACGATGTGATTTTACGGTCAAAATACCGACCAAATTTTGTATTAATGTGGCGACCGCAGGCGCGGTTGTCATGTATGACAGGCTGATTAATCTGGGCCGGTTTGCCGCACGTCCGGTTATGGAAGGGGGCGACCCGGTGCCACTGCCCCACCATGTCTCTGGCGGGCCCATAATTCGCACTGCCAGATGA
- a CDS encoding DMT family transporter, with product MSAPEPPLQAFKTRWNALSANLRGAVWIMVAALLLTAMGGLVKQIGTGLETVQVVFFRSLIGAVLLLPFMLRSGLKGFKTKRPFMHSARTIVGVTGMFCVFYAFAHLPLAETVAIVFSRPLFAVALAVPFLGEVVGWRRVTAAIVGFIGVLIMVRPGTAAFDPASLYAVTAAFTAGTIAILIKKLSATEAGTAIVMWFSVGSAVITFVPTLMVWIWPTPLQWGLLALIGVIGVIGQTAMTWGFSTGETSFVAPFDYSRLIFAAIIGLFVFSEIPDTWAIIGAMIIVSSGYYIARREIALSRARKRADQ from the coding sequence ATGTCTGCCCCTGAACCCCCCTTACAGGCCTTTAAAACCCGCTGGAACGCGCTTTCCGCCAATTTACGGGGTGCTGTGTGGATTATGGTTGCCGCATTGCTGCTGACCGCCATGGGGGGCCTGGTGAAGCAGATCGGCACCGGCCTTGAAACCGTCCAGGTGGTGTTTTTTCGCAGCCTGATCGGGGCCGTTCTGTTGCTGCCCTTCATGCTGCGGTCCGGCCTTAAGGGGTTCAAGACCAAACGACCGTTCATGCACAGCGCCAGAACCATCGTTGGCGTGACTGGCATGTTCTGTGTGTTTTATGCCTTTGCCCACCTGCCTTTGGCAGAAACCGTCGCCATTGTATTCTCGCGGCCCCTTTTTGCGGTGGCCCTTGCCGTGCCGTTTCTGGGCGAGGTTGTCGGCTGGCGTCGGGTCACGGCTGCCATCGTCGGATTTATTGGCGTCTTGATCATGGTTCGCCCCGGCACTGCCGCTTTTGATCCGGCATCGCTTTATGCTGTCACGGCGGCCTTCACTGCCGGCACCATTGCCATCTTGATCAAAAAACTATCGGCAACTGAGGCCGGCACCGCCATCGTCATGTGGTTTTCTGTTGGTAGCGCCGTCATCACCTTTGTCCCCACCCTGATGGTCTGGATATGGCCGACCCCATTGCAATGGGGTCTTTTAGCATTGATCGGCGTCATTGGGGTTATTGGACAGACCGCGATGACCTGGGGATTTTCGACCGGGGAAACGTCTTTCGTGGCGCCGTTTGATTATTCCCGCCTGATTTTTGCGGCCATCATTGGCTTGTTTGTCTTTAGTGAAATCCCCGACACATGGGCCATAATAGGCGCGATGATTATTGTCAGCAGCGGCTATTACATCGCGCGCCGCGAAATTGCGCTCTCTCGTGCGCGCAAGCGCGCGGATCAGTGA
- a CDS encoding AAA family ATPase produces MTKKTKKTVPSVKTVRRLSAAQLCFICDPKSLGFKSTNDLESPSEIIGQDRAVAAIQFGVGIDKEGYNMFALGPSGAGKHSVIRQFLDGRAGDMPTPPDTCYVNNFIQSYKPVLIQLPAGRGAGLRQDMAQLVEMVNVAIPRAFEGDEYRNRRQKLEAHFKEAQEALFEGVHKEAHDNAINVRRTSGGLVMSPMKDGEPIEPEVFQKLPEAEQKRVHDIIEMLEEKLRNALAEMPALERQFREDIQEINQGITVFAIGHLIDDLKNRYGDVANVQAYLDAVRKDMVAHAENFLPPSPTPDPAGGTGQSAEERDPNFLVRYQVNLLVDHSADDGAPVVYEDLPNLQSLIGRIEHIAQYGALSTNFTLIQPGALHRANGGYLILDARKILTAPFAWDELKRVLKSREIRIESPERLMSVATTVTLEPAPTPLDVKVVLLGERGLYYTLTQSDPEFNELFKVEVDFEETWDRTPENMQLFSRFLASVIRKQNLKPFSAPAVARVIEHAARLAGHIDQMTTHSRTISDLLDEADYCAGTNGKKIVGPKDVQQALDAKVERADRIRDITYQSISQKTVLMDTKGAVTGQLNALAVLQLGKFPFGRPSRITARVRLGRGQVVDIEREVELGGPLHAKGVLILSAVLGARYCPDLPLSLSASLVFEQSYSGIDGDSASSTELYALLSALADVPIKQCFAVTGSVNQFGEVQAIGGANEKIEGFFDVCQMDGLTGEQGVLIPQSNVQHLMLRHDVIDAVRKNKFHIYPIAHIDEGITVLTGVNAGARDKHGNFPTGTINAKVEARLQAFAAAAAKAAGHTDKKQD; encoded by the coding sequence ATGACAAAAAAAACCAAAAAAACTGTGCCTTCCGTGAAAACGGTCCGCCGTCTTTCCGCCGCTCAATTATGCTTCATCTGTGATCCAAAAAGCCTTGGCTTTAAATCCACCAATGATCTGGAAAGCCCATCTGAGATTATTGGCCAGGACCGGGCCGTTGCCGCCATCCAGTTTGGTGTGGGCATCGACAAAGAAGGCTACAACATGTTTGCCCTTGGTCCATCGGGGGCGGGTAAACACAGCGTCATCCGGCAATTTCTGGATGGCCGCGCAGGCGACATGCCAACGCCGCCTGATACCTGTTACGTCAATAATTTTATCCAATCTTATAAGCCGGTCCTGATCCAACTGCCTGCAGGACGGGGCGCTGGCTTGCGCCAAGACATGGCCCAATTGGTCGAAATGGTAAACGTTGCCATCCCCCGTGCCTTTGAAGGGGATGAATACCGGAACCGACGGCAAAAGCTGGAAGCCCACTTCAAAGAAGCCCAGGAAGCCCTGTTCGAAGGCGTCCACAAAGAAGCCCATGACAATGCCATCAATGTTCGACGCACATCGGGCGGGCTTGTCATGTCACCCATGAAAGATGGCGAACCCATTGAGCCGGAAGTGTTTCAAAAATTACCCGAAGCCGAACAAAAACGCGTCCACGACATTATCGAAATGCTTGAGGAAAAACTGCGTAACGCTTTGGCGGAAATGCCGGCCCTTGAACGCCAATTTCGCGAAGACATTCAGGAAATAAATCAGGGCATCACTGTGTTCGCGATCGGCCACCTGATCGACGACCTGAAGAATCGCTATGGGGATGTGGCCAATGTTCAGGCCTATCTGGATGCCGTGCGAAAAGACATGGTGGCGCACGCCGAAAATTTTCTGCCCCCTTCCCCCACGCCAGATCCCGCCGGGGGAACAGGTCAATCTGCAGAAGAAAGAGACCCAAATTTTTTGGTTCGCTATCAGGTTAATCTTCTGGTGGACCACAGCGCCGATGATGGTGCGCCCGTGGTCTACGAAGATCTGCCAAACCTGCAAAGCCTGATTGGGCGCATTGAACATATTGCCCAGTACGGCGCGCTCAGCACCAACTTCACCCTGATCCAGCCTGGTGCCCTGCATCGCGCCAATGGGGGCTACCTGATTTTGGATGCCCGCAAAATATTGACCGCACCCTTTGCCTGGGATGAATTAAAACGGGTTCTGAAATCCCGGGAAATTCGCATCGAAAGTCCGGAACGGCTGATGTCTGTTGCGACCACCGTCACACTGGAACCCGCCCCCACCCCTCTTGATGTCAAAGTGGTGCTTCTGGGCGAACGCGGGCTCTATTACACCCTGACCCAGTCTGATCCTGAATTTAACGAACTGTTCAAGGTCGAGGTCGATTTCGAAGAGACCTGGGACAGGACGCCAGAAAACATGCAGCTTTTCAGCCGCTTTCTGGCCTCGGTCATTCGCAAACAAAACCTGAAGCCCTTCAGCGCACCCGCCGTTGCGCGGGTCATCGAACATGCCGCCCGCCTGGCCGGCCACATTGACCAAATGACCACCCATTCCAGAACCATCTCTGATCTATTGGATGAAGCCGATTATTGTGCCGGGACAAATGGCAAAAAAATTGTTGGCCCAAAGGATGTCCAACAAGCACTGGATGCCAAGGTTGAACGCGCCGATCGCATTCGCGACATCACCTATCAAAGCATCAGCCAAAAGACCGTCCTTATGGACACGAAGGGAGCGGTCACGGGACAGCTCAATGCTTTGGCTGTCCTGCAGCTTGGAAAGTTTCCCTTTGGCCGACCCTCGCGCATTACGGCCAGGGTGCGCCTTGGGCGCGGCCAGGTGGTAGACATTGAACGCGAGGTTGAACTGGGTGGGCCCCTTCATGCCAAGGGGGTGTTGATCCTGTCTGCCGTTCTCGGCGCACGCTATTGTCCAGACCTGCCGTTATCACTATCGGCCAGCTTGGTCTTTGAACAATCTTATTCCGGCATTGATGGGGATTCTGCATCCTCTACTGAACTTTACGCGCTGTTATCGGCACTGGCAGATGTCCCTATTAAACAATGTTTTGCCGTGACCGGATCGGTTAATCAATTTGGCGAGGTTCAGGCCATCGGTGGGGCCAATGAAAAAATCGAAGGGTTTTTCGATGTCTGTCAAATGGATGGACTGACCGGAGAGCAAGGCGTTTTAATTCCACAATCCAATGTCCAGCATCTGATGCTGCGCCACGATGTTATCGATGCCGTTCGTAAAAACAAATTCCACATCTATCCCATTGCCCATATCGACGAAGGCATCACCGTGTTAACCGGGGTCAACGCAGGGGCGCGCGACAAGCATGGCAATTTTCCAACCGGCACCATCAATGCAAAAGTAGAGGCAAGGCTTCAGGCCTTTGCCGCAGCGGCCGCCAAAGCCGCCGGACACACCGACAAGAAACAGGATTAA
- a CDS encoding Na+/proline symporter, translating to MVPWLVLSVYCIIILRMTPKSVSPKQFFGGAAKDGGEPSLWLLVASAAITWIFAKSIANAANLAGAFGIAGGIGYAFYYLSFLVAGGAIYLIRVKGGHTSLAGFLTSKYGATCARLFLIAIAIRLFNEVWSNTKVASLYFGAEGSTPYWTGVALVTAFTVYYSWRGGLRSSILTDGAQMILAAILLVMILAVIWPELGARGLPEMPVEAHLAGLTFCGLALVQVLSYPFHDPVLTDRGFITNPRTMLKGFVLAGLIAGGFILLFSTIGLYGRAMGLSGNMTVGVPALFGLPVLLIFNAIMLTSAGSTLDSTFASTAKLAGRDWRGSAEHPTKNDTKIGRKIMVGIAIVGNVPLLSIYFGDAVGPAIIAATTISGTMVMGLAPIFLLAFLPHAGRESFHLAFWPGLVLGVLVTLEHALRVEIFPAWIDIGHGKYADDFGINLWGLALCTFGYILGTVIARMRRPNASLA from the coding sequence ATGGTCCCATGGCTCGTCCTTAGCGTTTACTGCATCATTATTCTGCGCATGACGCCAAAAAGTGTCAGCCCAAAACAGTTCTTTGGCGGCGCTGCCAAAGATGGTGGTGAACCCAGCCTGTGGCTTTTGGTGGCGTCGGCCGCCATCACCTGGATCTTTGCAAAGTCCATCGCCAATGCAGCCAATTTGGCCGGCGCCTTCGGCATCGCTGGCGGAATAGGCTATGCGTTTTATTACCTGAGCTTTCTGGTCGCAGGCGGGGCCATATACCTGATCCGGGTCAAGGGGGGACACACATCCCTCGCCGGGTTTTTAACCAGCAAATATGGCGCAACCTGCGCCCGGTTGTTCCTGATTGCCATCGCCATTCGATTGTTCAACGAAGTATGGTCCAACACAAAAGTCGCCTCCCTTTATTTTGGCGCCGAAGGCAGCACGCCCTACTGGACAGGGGTGGCACTGGTCACAGCTTTCACGGTTTATTATTCATGGCGCGGGGGGTTGCGGTCTTCCATCCTGACCGATGGCGCCCAAATGATCTTGGCCGCCATTCTTTTGGTGATGATCCTGGCCGTCATCTGGCCGGAACTGGGGGCGCGTGGCTTGCCTGAAATGCCGGTTGAAGCCCATTTGGCCGGGCTTACCTTTTGTGGATTGGCGCTGGTCCAGGTGCTGAGCTATCCCTTCCATGACCCCGTTCTGACCGATCGTGGCTTCATCACCAACCCCCGCACCATGTTGAAAGGGTTTGTTCTTGCCGGATTGATCGCCGGCGGATTTATCTTGTTGTTCTCTACCATCGGCCTGTATGGGCGCGCCATGGGGCTGTCTGGCAACATGACGGTTGGGGTACCTGCGCTGTTTGGATTGCCGGTGCTGTTAATTTTCAATGCCATCATGTTAACCAGTGCCGGTTCCACCCTTGATTCCACCTTTGCGTCCACTGCAAAACTGGCGGGCAGGGACTGGCGGGGAAGCGCAGAACACCCCACCAAAAATGATACCAAAATTGGCCGCAAAATTATGGTGGGGATCGCCATTGTCGGGAACGTGCCATTGCTCAGCATTTATTTTGGCGATGCGGTTGGGCCCGCCATCATTGCCGCCACCACCATTTCAGGAACCATGGTCATGGGGTTGGCCCCTATTTTTCTGCTGGCCTTTCTGCCCCATGCGGGCAGGGAAAGTTTTCATCTGGCCTTCTGGCCGGGGCTGGTGCTTGGGGTTTTGGTCACCCTTGAACATGCGCTTCGCGTAGAAATATTTCCGGCATGGATTGATATCGGACATGGCAAATACGCCGATGATTTTGGCATCAATCTTTGGGGGCTGGCGTTGTGCACGTTTGGTTACATTCTGGGAACTGTGATTGCGCGCATGCGGCGGCCCAACGCCTCTTTAGCCTAA
- the nadA gene encoding quinolinate synthase NadA: protein MSSNAPDGAYERVKTVIPEIEWPLHAPYVAAINDLKKSRNAVILAHNYQTPEIYHCVADITGDSLALARQAADTDADVIVLAGVHFMAETAKLLSPDKVVLIPDIDAGCSLAESITADDIRQLRLKYPGVPVVTYVNTSAEVKAETDICCTSGNAVEVVESLGVDRVLFLPDEYLAAYVNDQTDVEIIPWQGHCEVHERFTANELDEYRKNFDDLTIIAHPECPPDVLGAADYVGSTAQMQNYVQTKRPKRVLMVTECSMSDNVAAMVPDVDFIRPCNLCPHMKRITLANIQQALETLTPRVEIDPAIATRARRAVERMLEIAGKPTTT, encoded by the coding sequence ATGTCATCTAACGCCCCCGATGGTGCTTATGAACGGGTTAAAACCGTGATCCCGGAGATAGAATGGCCCCTGCACGCGCCCTATGTGGCCGCGATTAACGACCTGAAGAAATCGCGCAACGCAGTGATCCTCGCCCATAATTATCAAACCCCGGAAATTTATCACTGCGTCGCAGACATCACCGGTGATTCACTCGCCCTTGCCAGACAGGCAGCCGACACCGATGCCGACGTGATCGTGTTGGCCGGCGTCCATTTCATGGCAGAGACGGCCAAGCTTCTGAGCCCGGATAAGGTCGTTCTCATTCCCGACATTGATGCGGGATGTTCGCTGGCCGAATCCATTACCGCCGACGACATTCGCCAACTGCGCCTGAAATACCCCGGTGTGCCTGTGGTCACTTACGTCAACACCTCTGCCGAGGTGAAAGCCGAGACCGATATTTGCTGCACGTCGGGGAATGCGGTCGAGGTTGTGGAATCCCTTGGGGTTGACCGGGTGTTGTTTTTGCCAGATGAATATTTGGCGGCCTATGTCAACGATCAAACGGATGTTGAAATCATTCCATGGCAGGGCCATTGCGAAGTGCATGAACGATTCACGGCCAATGAACTGGACGAATACCGCAAAAATTTTGATGATCTGACAATTATCGCACACCCCGAATGCCCCCCCGATGTGCTTGGGGCGGCCGACTATGTCGGGTCAACGGCACAGATGCAAAACTACGTCCAAACCAAACGGCCCAAACGGGTCTTGATGGTTACCGAATGCTCCATGAGCGACAATGTCGCTGCCATGGTTCCTGATGTCGACTTTATCCGGCCCTGTAATTTATGCCCGCATATGAAACGGATTACGCTCGCCAATATCCAGCAAGCCCTTGAAACATTGACGCCGCGCGTGGAAATAGATCCGGCCATCGCCACCCGTGCGCGCCGCGCGGTAGAGCGCATGCTGGAAATTGCCGGCAAGCCAACCACCACGTGA